The genomic DNA GACTGGATGGAGATAGAGAAGCAGCGCGGCATCTCGGTCACTTCGTCGGTTATGCAGTTTGAATATGAGGGATATTGCATCAATATTCTCGATACCCCGGGACATCAGGATTTCTCTGAAGACACTTACCGCACCCTGATGGCAGCCGACTCAGCCGTGATGGTCATTGACGCTTCAAAGGGCGTTGAGAACCAGACTCGGAAGCTCTTTAAGGTTTGCACCATGCGCCACATTCCGATTTTCACCTTTATTAACAAGATGGACCGCGACGCCCGCAGCCCCTATGAGCTGCTTGAGCAGATCGAGGAGGAACTGGGCATCGAGACCTATCCGGTCAACTGGCCGATCGGCTCTGGGCGCGATTTTAAAGGCGTGTTCGACCGGCACCGCCGCGAGATTATTGCGTTTACTGCCAATAGTGGCGGTGCGCGTGCGGTGGATGCTACTGAGTTGGAACTTGACGATGCGCGGCTGGGCGAAATCCTCGGCGAAGAGCTGCACAGCACCTTGCAGGAGGATATTGAGCTGATCGACGGGGCAGGCGTAGAATTTGACCAGAAGCGGGTGGATTGCGGTGAGCTGACGCCGGTGTTTTTCGGTTCGGCGCTGACCAACTTCGGCGTAGAACCGTTTTTGGAGGATTTTCTGCGCATGACCAGCCCGCCTCTGTCGCGCACTGCCGACATCGGTGTTGTAGATCCTTTTGAAGATAAGTTTTCGGCCTTTGTGTTTAAAATTCAGGCCAACATGAACAAGGCGCACCGCGACCGCGTCGCATTTATGCGCATCTGCTCCGGGCGGTTTGAAAAGGGTGCCGATGTACTGCATATTCAGGCGGGGCGCAAGCTCAAGCTTTCGCAGCCGCAGCAGATGATGGCGCAGGATCGTGAAATTGTTGAAGAGGCTTTTGCGGGTGATATCATCGGCGTGTTTGACCCGGGCATCTTTTCCATCGGCGATACGGTCTGCGCCCCATCCCGGCCGGTGATCTTTGAGGGCATCCCAACTTTTGCGCCCGAGCATTTTGCGGTCATTACTCAAAAAGACACGCTCAAACGCAAGCAGTTTGTCAAGGGCATGAGCCAAATTGCGCAGGAGGGTGCCATCCAGATTTTCCAGGAGCCGGGAACCGGTATGGAGCGCGTCATTGTGGGTGTGGTCGGCGTGCTGCAGTTCGACGTGCTTGAGCACCGGCTGCTTCATGAGTATGGGGTTGAAATCCGACGCGAAAATCTACCGTACCAATATATTCGTTGGCTGACCAATAAGGAAATGGACCCCAAGAAGCTGCAACTCTCGTCCGATACCAAGCGCATACAGGATTTAAAGGGCAACAACCTGCTGCTGTTTGCCAACAGTTGGAGTGTGCAATGGGCGCTTGATCACAATAAGGGGCTTGAACTGGCGGAGTTTTCAAAAAGCTGATTCAAGTGATCATATTCATAAATCAATATGCAAAACGCGTCTTGAAGCGGAACTTCGCTTCAAGACGCGTTTTTACGTTTTAGGATAGAGAGTATGGTCTTTAAAAATATCAAATGCCGGATGATGCTACGTTTTTAAAAAAATTCAAACTAAACTACACCAACACAGGCTCGCGGTTATCAGTGGTTTGTGTCTGTCCCAGCTCATGGTCAAGACGCTCTTTAGCAACAGCCAGCATCAGCTTGATGCGGTTTTCTTGATTGACGCGGGTGGCTGAAGGATCATAGTCAATCGCGACAATGTTCGAAATATTGCCATATAATTCGCGTAGTCGGTGGATCATGCCCTTGCCGCTGATGTGGTTGGGCAGGCAGCCAAATGGCTGTGCGCAGACGATGTTGCCGTAACCGTGCTCGATCAGCTCGACCATTTCGGCGGTGAGCAGCCAGCCCTCGCCCATCTTGTTGCCATAGCCGATGATGTCCTTGACCAATGCCTTGAGATGATAATAAGGAGATGGCGCGGTGAATTGCGGATGCTTTGACAGTACGTCGAGCATGATGCGTTCCATGCGCAGTAAAAGCTTCATAAATCCGCTAACAGCCAAATATTTCATGCAGTTACCGCCGTATAGCTTATGATCCTCAAGACGGTTGTCCACTTTGAACAGCATAAAATTCAACAGGCCGGGTAACATGATCTCGCAGTCCTGCGAGGCTAAAAACTCCTCAAGATTGTTGTTGGCGAGCTTTGAATATTTGACATAGATTTCACCGACAATGCCGACCTTGACCTTGGGGGTGTGGGTGATTCGTATCTGCCCAAAATCGGTGGCAATGCGTTCAAGATTATGCTTCATTTGGGTCAGGTTTAGGCCGTTTCCAGCTTTAAACTGACGGGTCAACTCGGCAATCCACCGCTTGATCATGCCGTCGGCGCTGCCCTTGTCGTCCTCATAGGGGCGAATTTGGTTCGAAAGCAGCATGAGCATATCCCCATAGATCAAGGCGGCGATCAGCTTTCTGATCATCGGCAGCGTCACCTGAAAGCCCGGGTTTTCCTCAAGGCCCGAAAGGTTAGCCGAAATGACTGGCAAATGGCTGTACCCAGCCTTGACAAGCGCCTTGCGCAGCAGATGTATATAGTTTGACGCACGGCAACCGCCGCCGGTCTGGCTCATCATTAGCGCAGTTTTGTCCAGGTCATATTTGCCACTGTTTAATGCGTCTATCAGCTGGCCTATGACCAGCAAGGCGGGATAACAGGTGTCGTTGTGGACATATTTTAAGCCCTCTTCAACCACCTGATGGCTGCAGTTTTCAAGAATTTCGATCTTGTAACCGGCATTGCGCATCACGTTGCGAATTAACTCAAAATGAATCGGGGCCATCATGGGAACTAAAATGGTGTAGTCGCGTCGCATTTCTTTAGTAAAGATAATGCGACTGGGTTGTTGCGATTGGGGTTCATGCATGGCAGCTACCTCCTGCTGCAGTTTGTACATTTTTTTGATCGACCGCGGCAAACAGGCTGCGCAGTCTTATTTTAACAGCACCCAAATTGGTTATTTCGTCGATTTTTATCTGAGTATAAAGCCTCCCCTCGTCCTCTAGCAGAGAACGCACTTCATCTGTTGTGATGGCGTCGATGCCACAGCCAAACGAAACCAGCTGCACAAGGTGCATGTCGGGTTGATCTTTGATATATCGGGCGGCGGCATAAAGCCTCGAGTGATAGGTCCACTGGTTTAAGACATTGACCGGGAATTTTGGCACACGGTCGCTGATGACATCCTCCGAAATAACCCCGACCCCAAAGCTGGTGATAAGATTGTCGATACCGTGGTTGATTTCCGGGTCGATATGATATGGTCTGCCCGCCAGCACAATAATGGGGCTACCGTTTGCGCGGGCCTCTTGGATGATGGCTTCGCCGCGTTCGCGGATGCGTGCAAGATAAACATCCTGTTCAGCGTAAGCGGCTTTTGCAGCATTTTGCACCTCAGACAGCGTGATATTATCGTCGGGGAAATAATCGGTCAGTATTTTGTGCATTTTCTT from Oscillospiraceae bacterium MB24-C1 includes the following:
- a CDS encoding 2-hydroxyacyl-CoA dehydratase, whose product is MHEPQSQQPSRIIFTKEMRRDYTILVPMMAPIHFELIRNVMRNAGYKIEILENCSHQVVEEGLKYVHNDTCYPALLVIGQLIDALNSGKYDLDKTALMMSQTGGGCRASNYIHLLRKALVKAGYSHLPVISANLSGLEENPGFQVTLPMIRKLIAALIYGDMLMLLSNQIRPYEDDKGSADGMIKRWIAELTRQFKAGNGLNLTQMKHNLERIATDFGQIRITHTPKVKVGIVGEIYVKYSKLANNNLEEFLASQDCEIMLPGLLNFMLFKVDNRLEDHKLYGGNCMKYLAVSGFMKLLLRMERIMLDVLSKHPQFTAPSPYYHLKALVKDIIGYGNKMGEGWLLTAEMVELIEHGYGNIVCAQPFGCLPNHISGKGMIHRLRELYGNISNIVAIDYDPSATRVNQENRIKLMLAVAKERLDHELGQTQTTDNREPVLV
- a CDS encoding peptide chain release factor 3 produces the protein MGDYTLSKLEHEIKRRRTFAIISHPDAGKTTLTEKFLLYGGAIQLAGSIKGKKAARHAVSDWMEIEKQRGISVTSSVMQFEYEGYCINILDTPGHQDFSEDTYRTLMAADSAVMVIDASKGVENQTRKLFKVCTMRHIPIFTFINKMDRDARSPYELLEQIEEELGIETYPVNWPIGSGRDFKGVFDRHRREIIAFTANSGGARAVDATELELDDARLGEILGEELHSTLQEDIELIDGAGVEFDQKRVDCGELTPVFFGSALTNFGVEPFLEDFLRMTSPPLSRTADIGVVDPFEDKFSAFVFKIQANMNKAHRDRVAFMRICSGRFEKGADVLHIQAGRKLKLSQPQQMMAQDREIVEEAFAGDIIGVFDPGIFSIGDTVCAPSRPVIFEGIPTFAPEHFAVITQKDTLKRKQFVKGMSQIAQEGAIQIFQEPGTGMERVIVGVVGVLQFDVLEHRLLHEYGVEIRRENLPYQYIRWLTNKEMDPKKLQLSSDTKRIQDLKGNNLLLFANSWSVQWALDHNKGLELAEFSKS